In one Aricia agestis chromosome 21, ilAriAges1.1, whole genome shotgun sequence genomic region, the following are encoded:
- the LOC121737849 gene encoding vesicular integral-membrane protein VIP36, translating into MNKKCCNFLIFSLLVCPILAEWNTRDYVRREHSLTKPYQGSGMSVPYWDFLGSTIVTSNYVRLTPDLQSKAGAIWNTVPCTTRNWEIQVQFKVHGRGKDLFGDGFAIWYVRDRMQPGPVFGSRDFFQGLAIILDTYSNHNGAHNHQHPYISAMINNGSLHYDHDRDGTHTQLAGCEAKFRNYNHDTHLSVVYRDDTLVVSTDLEGKNAWKECFRVENVLLPTGYYFGASANTGDLSDNHDIIAIKMYELDLLDSQNKDEDRSHIIPSAASFEAPRDRIEDDKPAMSGVKTFLTMMCVAIVIIILVVLGIMWYQKRQEQSRKRLY; encoded by the exons ATGAACAAAAAGTGCTGTAATTTCTTGATATTCTCTCTGCTAGTTTGTCCCATACTGGCAGAATGGAACACACGGGACTACGTGAGAAGAGAACACTCGCTAACAAAACCGTATCAGG GCAGCGGAATGTCTGTGCCGTACTGGGACTTCCTAGGTAGTACAATCGTCACTTCCAACTATGTCCGCCTGACCCCAGATTTGCAATCCAAAGCCGGCGCGATTTGGAACACAGTG CCATGCACCACCCGCAACTGGGAGATCCAAGTGCAGTTCAAGGTCCACGGCCGAGGGAAGGACCTCTTCGGAGACGGTTTCGCGATCTGGTACGTGCGGGACCGCATGCAGCCGGGACCGGTGTTCGGCAGCCGAGACTTCTTCCAGGGGCTGGCCATCATACTGGACACGTATAGCAACCATAATGGCGCGCATAAT CATCAACATCCTTACATTTCGGCGATGATCAACAACGGCTCGCTCCACTACGACCACGACAGAGACGGCACACACACACAGCTGGCGGGCTGCGAGGCCAAGTTCCGCAACTACAACCACGACACACACCTGTCCGTCGTGTACAGAGACGACACGCTCGTCG TGTCAACGGATCTCGAAGGCAAGAACGCTTGGAAAGAGTGCTTCAGGGTTGAGAATGTGCTCCTACCGACAGGGTACTACTTCGGTGCATCTGCCAACACTGGAGACCTGAGTGACAACCATGACATTATAGCTATCAAGATGTATGAGCTGGATTTGTTGGACTCT CAAAACAAGGACGAGGACAGATCACACATAATACCGTCCGCGGCTTCGTTCGAGGCGCCTCGGGACCGCATCGAGGACGACAAACCGGCCATGTCCGGAGTCAAGACCTTCCTCACCATGATGTGTGTGGCCATCGTGATCATCATACTAGTGGTACTGGGCATCATGTGGTACCAGAAACGACAGGAGCAGTCGAGGAAGAGGTTGTATTAG